The nucleotide sequence GAGGGCTACCACTGGAAGATGTTCATTTCCTGAAACAATGGTTTCACAACAACTTTGTGTTTTTCTCGGCATCAGTCAACTCTGACAGATATAGGCGCTTGTTCCCGCATGCTGCTCAGTGTAGCTTGGGGGTTGCTAACAGACAAGTAAGATCCACAATATGTACTCGGTGTTGGTCTGCTCGTGACAGGGGTGACTTGTCATCTTTTAAGTTCCACGTAAGACAACGGTGAAATTGGTTGCAACTCACGTACTGTTGATGCACGTGCAAATTTGGATCCTGTATCTATTAAACGGCTCTGCGTTCGGTTGCGTTTACCCTGTGCAGCAAAAAATTGTTGCGCTATCCAGGACATCCTCCGATGTGAATGGCGCCTTCATAGGTCTTCATGCGTTGAATCACATTGGATGCCCGTTATGCCGCACACTCGTCACGACAGCGTGACGCTGTATTTCCGCTATGCCGAAAATCGGCCCTATTAACGCAATCACACGACATAATGATAAAGTCAGGCTAGAAGTGAACGTGTAATTACACGCAGTGTCTCAACACGTGTTGGGTTAAGCAACTCGAATAACAAGTTAATGACAAACATGCCCGCCGTTTTGTGATTCTGGTCCCGAGCGACTGTTGGGCATGTCACACCCCTCATGGGTATAACCCTCACAAAAACGATGTCATATGTTCCACTATAACGTTAGCGAGCGCTCGTGCCTGTGCTTCGCTTGGCGCTTCGGAGTATATGCGGCAGAGGGCTTCCGTGCCTGACGGCCTGATGAAAGCGCGTGCGCCTTGCACCTTGGCGACAGCTTCGGTTACCAACCGCATCAGCTCAGCTGGCTCCTCTAAGACGGAGTCGTCGTCGGGTTTTGTACGGAATATGGAGCGTTTTTCCGAAGGAATTCGCGCGGACACATTGACGTATGGCAGCTCCTCGTAAAACTGCAACACATCCTCATAAGAAAGCTCCAGAGTTCGGAGGGCCAATTCTATGAACAATGAGTTTGCAATCGCATCTCCTATGGGATTGTTAAACATGGCAGACACGTTAATCATGAGCCTCCTGTACCCGCAGTCTCCGTTGTCACGGTGTAGTGGCGAATCCTTACTGAAAACAACGTTGCCATGACCATTGGCCTCATACAAAATCGTAATGTGATAGTTGGGCACCTTCGCCTGCATATTTTTCATTCCCACTTTGCATAGCTGCATGCTCCAGTGCACTCGGGGGTCAGCTTCGTTCCACTCCGTCATTAGctgcttgatgaagttTAAAGCGGCACCGTTTGCATAGTGATTTAGCAAGACTCCCACTTTTAGAACTTCGTCGCCTTCGCGGACCCAGTTAGACAATGCAAAATTCAGAAATTTCATCTTGATGAGGAGCAGTCGAACGCCGTCTATGAGGCGGATCGTTCCCTTGTGCGGGCTGAAGTACACTAATCGGTCCACATCTCCATCGAACGAGCAGAACCACTTGTCTTCGTAGACGGTTATGCGACTCTCTACGAGCGCTGGCGGGCGTTGCTCGCTCAGAACATAGTTAGCCCCGCATTCGTGGTTAAGCATGTGTTGCATTTGCTCCCCTAGCCAAATAGGGCTATGACAGAGGTGGGGAATGATTGCGATTTCCCTCAAGCACTCGAATAGCTTGTAGACGACATTACCCCCAACTCCATAAGAGCAGTCATAGAAAAGAGATTGGTGGGCGTCAGTTTTCAGAGATCTTTTGATGCAACCTAGAGCAACAAGGGAGTCCAGCGTAGCGTGGAAAGAGCGCCTCAATGCCTCCACATACATGTCATCATTCGAAGCCGAGAGTAGGGAGTTGTTGAGAAGGAACCCTACCGTGGGCGTCGTCACTGCTCCCAGCACCACGCATGTTATCCTTTCCAGCCTCATTACATCAGCCATGGCCTCGACGCCTGCCTTGAAGATTGCAGCGAGCTTTGGGCTCGATTCCCTGGTGTCGTGTCCTACGAGGATCGTGTATGGCACCCGGTTTCGTTGCACGCGTACGACACCATACTTCTTCAATACCCGTGCAACTGCATGAGATATCGGCCCCCTAAAGTTCACCAGTGCCGTGAATTCTTTCTCCCATGCAGTTTCAAGCATGTTTCCATCAGCCTCGAGCAGTTTGATTCCATTTTCTGTGGCGTGGTTGTGACTGGCAGTGATTACAGCACCGGCAGATTGAACGCGATCAATCCCGGCTACCACGACACTACTGAGAGGTCCGGCGAGGGACAGCTTCACATTGTAGAGGCTTTTGGAGTTCCTCAGGAACGGCAGAGCTGCCAACAGGGCGCCGCACCGGTATACTACATGGTCGAGGTGATTCGGCGGTGTGTCAGCTACTCCCCTGTACCCGCTGGTACCATAGTCCAGGTCGACATACCCCTCCGGTATGTCTGGTCCAGGTCTGATGCTGATGAAGTCCTCGGCTTCGGCCCCTGACGCGGGCAGACTTCCAACGTTTGGCATCTACGTGAGCGTACTCTACACACCTCCACAGAGTCCTGCCAACGAGCGCCGCAGGCAATAAACACGGCCGCcgctacaacattagagaACGTTCTGCTCATGCACTGGCGCTTTTAAGTGATGCCGCGTTTGTCTTGACGGTCTCCCCAGAAGGATCTGTTGCAGCGGAGCTGCGTCCCGCGCGACAGCAGCATCTTCTTCTAAAGCCGGACAGGCTTCATCAGTCAGTGTGTACATATAATTCTGTCGTATCCCGAGCCTGTGAAGATGTACCGCAACCAGTACGACACGGACTGTATCACCTGGTCGCCTCAGGGGCGTCTGTTCCAGGTTGAATACGCAATGGAGGCGGTCAAGCAGGGCTCGTGCTGCGTTGGAATCAAGTCTGCAACGCACATCGTAGGTGTAGACTTCGAAAATCGAGATTCCGCAGGTGTTATGTGCCGTGAGGCGCAAGACGTCGAAGCACGCTGATTATCAAGACAAGATCTTTCGCATTGCCGACTACATCGCCGTGGCCATGTCTGGCATCACGTCTGACGCCAAGATGATCGTGAACTTCATGCGCAACGAGTGCCTGAACAACCGCTACTTGTACGGGTGCGACATCACCGCTAGTAAGCTGGTCTCCCTGGTTTCGCGAAGTGGGTGGTGACGCCGTTGGATTAGCTCATGACGCATCAGAGTCCCAAGCCAACACGCAAGTTGCGTCCAAACGTCCTTTTGGAGTGGGTCTCCTCGTCGCGGGATACGACGAGAAGGTTGGCTTGCGCCTCTATGAGACGTGCCCGAGCGGCAACGTGGTGGAATACAACGTGAGTGGCCGTTCGTGAGGATTAACAGTTGCTTGCAGGCGGCTGCTTTCGGCGCCCGCTGTCAGAGCGCGAAAACATATCTGGAGCGCAAGATCGCTAATTTCGAGAGTTGCAACGTTGATTCGTTGCTCTACCACGCCGTGAAGGCGGTCAAGCTGACCATGCCCCAcgacgtagagtgagttaccGCGCCAGCGATTTCATGTGTGATCAGGTTCACCTCTGATATGGTCACCGCCTGCGTTCTGGGCCAGGGCATGCCCTTCAAGCTGCTGACTGCTGAGGAGATCCAGCCGTATATCGAGAAGGTGGGCTCGCGCTCAGTATTTGACACAGCCGCCGTTTCCCTACCCATTATCACATTGTTTCAGGTCGTCGCGGGTGAGCCTCAGGATGTGACCATGTAGACCAATGCGGGTCTCGGAAGCGTGAGGCACGCACACAACAGAATTGCAGTAATATCTTCGATGTTGTTATGCGGTGTGTTCGTTGTTGGTCTTCTTTAGCACGTCTACCACGCTGTACTACACCATCATCCCCTGAACTGTTGGGCGTCGGCGCTGTCTTCTCGTCATTTAATTTTTCTTCCTCGCCACGATGGGAATCCACAATTTGTTTCATTCGCCATTTCATTTTGAATTCTATCTCGGTGCGCTGGTGATCAATGAGTTTTTTGAGCACTACCTCAACATCAGACAGCTCTGCGTGATCAACAAGGAGTTGCGCCTTGCACGCGATCCCAACCGAAAGGGCGAATCAGGCGACGACTCGGACGAAATCCGCAAAAAAGCGCAGCAGCACGTAGATGTGTACCTGCTTTCGGAAGATTACCACAAGACCGTTGAATATGCGCGTGACAAGTTGGTCTTCCAGATCATCAGTTCGGTTTTACAGACGGTTGTTTCATTGATACTTTTGTTTACGTTTTTTGGTCCTAAACTTTGGCGTTTTTCCGGCAGTCTGCTCAGCAAACCTTCAGAGACCTACCAGGTGAGGGTGTTGCGCCGAGATTTTGACAATGTGTATTCAGTCCCTGATTTTCTGCGGCATCAAACTGCTTATCGACACTACTCTGGACATCCCATTCGGTCTATACGCCGACTTCGTGCTGGAGGAGAAGCACGGTTTCAACAAGAAGACGTTGCGGCTCTTCTTTAAGGATCTCGCCATATCGCTGGTCCTGCAGTGCGTGATCGGCGCGCCTGTGCTCAGCATCGTTATATTCCTGGTGCACTGGGGTGGCGATTTGTTCTACATTTACGTGAGTTTGTTATGCTGTGTCTTTAAACGTTGTTAGGTCTGCATCTTCGCGGCGATCTTCTACTTGTTCATGTTGATCATTTACCCCGACCTGATCGCACCGCTGTTCAACAAATTCGAGCCCCTGAATGATGACGAACTGAAGAAGGGTATTGAGGACCTTGCCGGGAAACTGAGGTTCCCGTTGCGTGAGATCAAGCTTATGGACGGGTCCAAGCGCTCCAACCACTCCAACATGTACTTCTACGGTATGTGGTGGTTCAAGAAGATCGTGATGTACGACACGCTCCTCAAGCAGCCGAAGTCGCAGATTATTGCCATTACGTCCCACGAGATGGGCCACTGGAAGTACAACCACGTTACGAAGATGCTGGTATTCAGCCTCTCGCAACTGTTTGCCATTTTCTACCTGTTCAAGCTCTACAAGGACGACGCTTCCATGTTCCGCAGCTTCGGATATGACGGCGAGCGCGCCTTCATCGTGGGCATAACCCTCTTCGGCTGCGTTTACACCCCTCTGGGTGCGCTGATGCACATCATCGGCACGACCATCACGCGCTACGGGGAGTACCAGGCTGACAATTTCGCCGTCAAGATGGGCTACGGCGAGGAGCTGGCCAAGGCCCTGGTCGAAATTCACCACAACAACAAGTCCATGATCCACCACGACCCGCTTTACTCGTGGTACCACTTCACGCACCCGGTGTTGTTCGAGCGTGTCTACGCTATCTACAAGGCTATGGCGGATATGAAGCTTTGACTTAATAAATGAGTTGCGTTCACTCACAGCTGTTGCAAAGGCTCAACTCCGCTGGCGTCGATGGCGTGGCCGCGGCAATCCGTCGCTGCGTCCGTGAAGGTGCGTTGTCTATAGCGCGGTTTCCGCTCTCCAGCCGCAATGTGTTCCTGGAATCCACACATACGTCCCCTTTATAACAGTACACATACGTTAAAAGATATTCTATCCGTCCATTTTGGCGTTCATCTTTAGTTCAGGCTTGACGGGGAAGGAGGAGCTCGCACATATTTCCGCGGCTGTTCTTCGGCACCTTCCCAATTTAAACGCCTCTGCCACTACCAGTGTGCTCGCCAGCCTTTCTAAGGCGCATTATCGCAACTTCCAACTTTTTTCGGCCATAGTGTCGCATCTCGACCATCTGCCGTCGCTCGGGCTCAAGGACGCTCGCTCGGTGATACGTTCCTTTTCGCGCGTCCACTTCACCAACACAGCAGTGGTGTCGCGTTGCGCCGGCATAGTGAAAACCAACATCGAGCAACTACGGCCATTGGATGCTTGCGAGCTCCTGCATGCCCTCACCAGATTGCGCCACTGCGACCAAGAGCTGCTGGAACTTTTGGTGTCTAGATCCGTTGCTGATATACCCAGTTTCGACGATGTGGCACTTGCCAACTTTGCGACAGCAGCCGCCAAAGCTGGCGTCGAAACTGCTACGGTGGCTGTGATTTGTCGGGAATTGCGTTCACGAGCCGGGAAGTTGGGACCCCTGGAGACAGTTAGGTCTTTACTGGCGCTGGCCCGGTTTGGCCCGCAATCTGACACCGTGCCTACTGCCAATACTGTTCTTAAGGGCCTGAACTGTTCGCGCCTTTCTCTAATACAGATGGTATTGGCGTTGGAAGCGGTGTCACAGCTCGGTTGTGAGGGTGCCGAACGGATACGCGCTGCCCTCGTGGCCAAACGTGATGCTTACCCGCGCGTGCCGCATGACGTAGGTTTTGATGTATGTGCTCATATCTTACGGCAGCTTGCAACTCGCATCGATTCGGCCCTAGCGTTACCGACCGGGGAGCGAGCTCCAGACTCCCGCCCCGCAGGTTCAGAGGCCGATCTGTAATCAGTGCCAGCCCGAACGTGCCACATCAATGAAGATATATGCATTAACGTGTGCAATTATACTATCATTAACAATATTACCGGGATATTTCATTGTTGAAACGTTGGTAGAGTCTAGTGAAGCGGCCTCCTCGGAGGCGCCTCAGCGGCCATACAGGCTTGGTGTCGAATAGGTAGTAGAAGTAGATGTATGCGCCACCTATTGCCACTATATCCGCAAAGTAGAATTCTCGGTAGAGCAGGTAGTTCTGCAGCAAAAACATTAAAGGTACCGACTCCGCCGGTAACGTGAACAGGTCGAAGCAGTTCACCACTGACCCTTCGTTTAGACGGCTCCAGTAGTAGAGCACGTAGGTGTGCAAGTGGTAAGCCGCGCTTGACATTGTCGCCTCGTGCCGTCCCGCAATAGCTTCCGCGACCCCGTAGGATGAGAGTAGCGCCAATCCGAAGGCCATGAATTCAACAAACTTCTCAGGTCTTGCGCAGTGTGATATCTCAACAGACGACATGTAGAGCACCACAGACTGCAGCATAAACATGTGTGCCAGCCACAGTGGCCCGAAGTTCAGAAACGGAGTTATGAGTCGCCAGAGCTCGCCACGTTTCACTCTTTGCAGGTCAAACTGCAGCGCGTCTAACATGTAGTTTTCGTTCAGCGCCCATGCGAGGAGCGCGGAAATACTCGACAAGGCCACATAGACGCCGGTGACTGGCGGTATGCGCTGAATAGCCTTGATGTACCTTGAAATCCACCAGTGTTCCCTGGAGTCAAGTAGTGAGCTCAAACTGGTTTCGTTCCGCTCCTCAGTGGGCACCATGGCAAAGCGTTGCTTTGTTGATCTTGTGGGTACCACAGCTACATCGTATTTGGACCCGCTTTTCAGCATCCCTCGCGGCGTTTTGGCATTGGGGAAGACTTGCGACGTGCTCCATGATTGGCCAGCACAACTGCGTCCTACCGAGCGGGCGTGAGTGCGAGCACTCGCCGCCAGGAAGACGAAGAGCAGCTGCCAATATAACATCCCAATTCCTCACTTAGTCACGACAATCACACGTTCGTGCAATTCAGCCCTCAGCTCATTCCCAGCATGGTCCTGGACAGAGATTTCTGACAAATGCCAAACACCAGGGATAGATCCGCGGGGGAGCATGTATTGATAGTGAATTTTCTGCCAGTCCTTTTGATCCTCGAACTTGGGGTAGACGGTGTACCCTGCCCCGAATGGGTCCCTTAACGACGCCTTCAACCCTGCAATTCCACTGTGGACGTCCCTTATTTCGAAAAAGATATCCACCTGAAAGACATGCTGGTAACCAGATAGGAAGCGCTCACCTTAGTCTCTCCGTTGGGGGTATGTTTGTTGGTGGGTTCGCTGTCGACGCAGATGTTGCGTACTTCGGGTTTGCTGTTGTCTTCCTGGGTTAGACGGTTTCGGTATGTTACATATGGTCCTTGAGATTTCGGCCACTGAAGCATCTGGGAGTTACCCGCCGAATCGAAGGAGATAATGCTGCTCAGGTGGTAGTCGCCAGATCGTGCGGCTGGGCTCAACGGGACGTTGACCGACACCTCGAAACAGTTGAAGAGCCCCGGCGCGATCTCACGCTGACTTAAGCCATCAAAACGGTCCTCTCCTTCGAATGCGTATTGGTTGAAGTAAGGTGCAGGGCTAGTTTCGCGTTTTCGCACATATTCCGCGGCACACATCTGGGACGGTACCTTCCTGCTGCCAACCCACCTATCCGTGCGCCAGTCATCTTTTGCGCCGGTCGTCAGGTCCAGTCCTTGGTTAAAACTGGATAAACTGTGTTGCCCGAATTTTTCGTTGGAGATAGCTGCGTATGCGCTGGCTTTCTCCCGCAAAATCCCGTCGTCCGCGACCATCCATGTTGCTCtcatgatggcgttttCTGAGCAACTATGAGTGATGTGCATCCCACAACCCACCTCTTCCTTCCACTAAGCTGAGAGCAATCGTTGGAATCAAGGCTCTTGGCGGCTGGAAGTCCTCAGCACCGTTGTCTACCCACACCCTCAGGCCGAAATCGGCGGCACCGACGTATCGTTCGAGGCGGTTCTCGTCTGCTACAATGATCTGATCAGTGGTCCATACTCCACGTTTCTGCGTCTTGTTGATGGTGATGCGCCCCTTGAGGACgtggctgcagcgtgctCCGTCCGCCACCATGGGTACATCGACGAAAGTCTTTGCGCTGGACGTCAGCCTGAACATTCCATTGGTGGCACAAGATTTTTCTCCGTTATTGGCCAACTGGAACCTGAATTCCGCACGCTTGTCGTCGTTGACCTTTCCGACGACCTTGACATCGATACGGATTATCCTTCCAGGGTACATGTAGTCTGGGTTGCCAAGGTTGAGCACTGTGAACTCGTGGGACGCCTTGGTCACGTAGTGAGAGCCGTTCATGACGTTATTGCGCATAAATTCGAACTTGCGCGGAGCCCTGCTTTTAATCTTGTTAGGATTGAGGACGTAGTCGGCAATGCAGGTGGCGAAATCCTCAGACGGGTTTTTCTTGTGCCCGTATGCATTCACGAACTCCGTCTGCTGCCTGGTTGACCATCCGTCGGGGTCGTTAGGGTCCTTGAACCACCCACCAATTTCCTGCCATTTCGCGAACAGGTCTGCCGGCACTACGTTGGAGTGTACGAAGTGGCCCAACTCGTGGATGATAAGGCTGGGGATATCCGGGTAGTTGTGGAAACCAGATTCCATGAACTCGATGTACGAGTCTGTATCCGGTCCCCTTGGGTACGCAACCGCGGGCGCGGTGGGTTCATCTGGGTTCACTGTGCCATCCTGCCTGCGCAGCAAGTACTTAAGCCCCTTGATCTTTTGAAATCCGGGCGGGTACTCACTCCAGGTCGTCGCAATTTCGACGAGCTCCTCCGGGTGCTTGAACCATGACTGATAGTCGGTGTAGGGGAACTTCGTGAGAGGTCTTCCGTTGATCATCCGCGGGTGGATGTATTGTGGTTCAATAAGATTTATATCGTGCATGTGGTAGAAGAGTGCTCGCATGATGTCCGGATTGTGCAGGCACAGCGCGCGGATCACAGCCTTGTGCAGCCTCCTGGAGAAGTAGGTGCGTCTCCGGTTATCCCCGTCTACCGTTCGTCTAACGGCGTAGGTGAAGGCGAGCTTGGAGAGGGTCACAATCTGCGTGTACTTTGAGTTTTCTTCCCTAGGGAGATCCATAGGCGCACCGTGCAGAGGGCTGTCATGGGACGTCTTTGCAAAGTTGGTGATGGATACGTCCTGGGGGTACAACGGCTCGTCGGTGAGAACCCACTTCTGGACCCTCTGGTTACTGTTGTACAACTGTTTGTAGAACTCCCAACCATCTACAATTCCCAAAAGCCTGTTGGCATACTCGCTTCCCCACGATCCGTGAAGTTCAATACCGTAGTTAAGCTTGAGTTTGGCAGCGGCGT is from Babesia bigemina genome assembly Bbig001, chromosome : IV and encodes:
- a CDS encoding phosphoglucomutase, putative, with protein sequence MPNVGSLPASGAEAEDFISIRPGPDIPEGYVDLDYGTSGYRGVADTPPNHLDHVVYRCGALLAALPFLRNSKSLYNVKLSLAGPLSSVVVAGIDRVQSAGAVITASHNHATENGIKLLEADGNMLETAWEKEFTALVNFRGPISHAVARVLKKYGVVRVQRNRVPYTILVGHDTRESSPKLAAIFKAGVEAMADVMRLERITCVVLGAVTTPTVGFLLNNSLLSASNDDMYVEALRRSFHATLDSLVALGCIKRSLKTDAHQSLFYDCSYGVGGNVVYKLFECLREIAIIPHLCHSPIWLGEQMQHMLNHECGANYVLSEQRPPALVESRITVYEDKWFCSFDGDVDRLVYFSPHKGTIRLIDGVRLLLIKMKFLNFALSNWVREGDEVLKVGVLLNHYANGAALNFIKQLMTEWNEADPRVHWSMQLCKVGMKNMQAKVPNYHITILYEANGHGNVVFSKDSPLHRDNGDCGYRRLMINVSAMFNNPIGDAIANSLFIELALRTLELSYEDVLQFYEELPYVNVSARIPSEKRSIFRTKPDDDSVLEEPAELMRLVTEAVAKVQGARAFIRPSGTEALCRIYSEAPSEAQARALANVIVEHMTSFL
- a CDS encoding proteasome subunit alpha type 1, putative, whose amino-acid sequence is MYRNQYDTDCITWSPQGRLFQVEYAMEAVKQGSCCVGIKSATHITSKIEIPQVLCAVRRKTSKHADYQDKIFRIADYIAVAMSGITSDAKMIVNFMRNECLNNRYLYGCDITASKLVSLVSRKSQANTQVASKRPFGVGLLVAGYDEKVGLRLYETCPSGNVVEYNAAAFGARCQSAKTYLERKIANFESCNVDSLLYHAVKAVKLTMPHDVEFTSDMVTACVLGQGMPFKLLTAEEIQPYIEKVGSRSVFDTAAVSLPIITLFQVVAGEPQDVTM
- a CDS encoding CAAX metallo endopeptidase, putative; this encodes MGIHNLFHSPFHFEFYLGALVINEFFEHYLNIRQLCVINKELRLARDPNRKGESGDDSDEIRKKAQQHVDVYLLSEDYHKTVEYARDKLVFQIISSVLQTVVSLILLFTFFGPKLWRFSGSLLSKPSETYQSLIFCGIKLLIDTTLDIPFGLYADFVLEEKHGFNKKTLRLFFKDLAISLVLQCVIGAPVLSIVIFLVHWGGDLFYIYVCIFAAIFYLFMLIIYPDLIAPLFNKFEPLNDDELKKGIEDLAGKLRFPLREIKLMDGSKRSNHSNMYFYGMWWFKKIVMYDTLLKQPKSQIIAITSHEMGHWKYNHVTKMLVFSLSQLFAIFYLFKLYKDDASMFRSFGYDGERAFIVGITLFGCVYTPLGALMHIIGTTITRYGEYQADNFAVKMGYGEELAKALVEIHHNNKSMIHHDPLYSWYHFTHPVLFERVYAIYKAMADMKL
- a CDS encoding Der1-like family, putative is translated as MLKSGSKYDVAVVPTRSTKQRFAMVPTEERNETSLSSLLDSREHWWISRYIKAIQRIPPVTGVYVALSSISALLAWALNENYMLDALQFDLQRVKRGELWRLITPFLNFGPLWLAHMFMLQSVVLYMSSVEISHCARPEKFVEFMAFGLALLSSYGVAEAIAGRHEATMSSAAYHLHTYVLYYWSRLNEGSVVNCFDLFTLPAESVPLMFLLQNYLLYREFYFADIVAIGGAYIYFYYLFDTKPVWPLRRLRGGRFTRLYQRFNNEISR
- a CDS encoding conserved membrane protein, putative; translated protein: MAPFFVYASFLLGALVRSSLAFRVKHASELLGAGQKMQTPASPSFSQMGVFLEPKLIPDLDGNMVVSFLHTSPTSSAEAYDSVSLPRNSKKYDVGGIVQGVVKGDPVTVILGTTTGARFDILYEATVSAEQPEFRFQVPHGKFYLKVEGSGYRLPGVTTVERPCKGQLCPFSNADSKLDIERLRGKPGVYKYTWTLQNAAQYGVESLTQIDHNEASVYNAEKPGIESNIDYSDAAAKLKLNYGIELHGSWGSEYANRLLGIVDGWEFYKQLYNSNQRVQKWVLTDEPLYPQDVSITNFAKTSHDSPLHGAPMDLPREENSKYTQIVTLSKLAFTYAVRRTVDGDNRRRTYFSRRLHKAVIRALCLHNPDIMRALFYHMHDINLIEPQYIHPRMINGRPLTKFPYTDYQSWFKHPEELVEIATTWSEYPPGFQKIKGLKYLLRRQDGTVNPDEPTAPAVAYPRGPDTDSYIEFMESGFHNYPDIPSLIIHELGHFVHSNVVPADLFAKWQEIGGWFKDPNDPDGWSTRQQTEFVNAYGHKKNPSEDFATCIADYVLNPNKIKSRAPRKFEFMRNNVMNGSHYVTKASHEFTVLNLGNPDYMYPGRIIRIDVKVVGKVNDDKRAEFRFQLANNGEKSCATNGMFRLTSSAKTFVDVPMVADGARCSHVLKGRITINKTQKRGVWTTDQIIVADENRLERYVGAADFGLRVWVDNGAEDFQPPRALIPTIALSLVEGRENAIMRATWMVADDGILREKASAYAAISNEKFGQHSLSSFNQGLDLTTGAKDDWRTDRWVGSRKVPSQMCAAEYVRKRETSPAPYFNQYAFEGEDRFDGLSQREIAPGLFNCFEVSVNVPLSPAARSGDYHLSSIISFDSAGNSQMLQWPKSQGPYVTYRNRLTQEDNSKPEVRNICVDSEPTNKHTPNGETKVDIFFEIRDVHSGIAGLKASLRDPFGAGYTVYPKFEDQKDWQKIHYQYMLPRGSIPGVWHLSEISVQDHAGNELRAELHERVIVVTK